A genomic segment from Microbulbifer elongatus encodes:
- a CDS encoding STAS domain-containing protein yields the protein MQSGQIMVGDHQGIYVVKLVGDVRLNLCTSFDSFIDRMFSQSDFRSVVFDMHDTDGVDSTTLGLMAKIAFRSEASDGGKPLVLCDDRGLLHLLDSMGFDDLMDFSSEADAYQAEPAPLKCDAPDEQSAREMVLEAHRVLMSMNKENADTFRDLVHALESEQGGGKAETSNRVSESEPEDRETGRNAHAGNHHSHGRASHNHASGGHSRHSHKSLVNH from the coding sequence ATGCAGTCCGGGCAGATAATGGTTGGTGACCACCAGGGCATTTATGTTGTCAAGCTGGTGGGTGATGTACGCCTCAACCTGTGTACGTCTTTCGATAGTTTTATCGACAGGATGTTTTCGCAAAGCGACTTTCGCAGTGTGGTGTTCGATATGCACGACACCGACGGTGTCGACAGCACGACCCTGGGTCTAATGGCCAAGATCGCCTTCCGCAGCGAAGCGTCTGATGGCGGCAAGCCGCTGGTGCTGTGCGATGACCGCGGCCTGCTGCACCTGCTGGACTCCATGGGGTTCGATGACCTGATGGACTTCTCCAGTGAGGCCGATGCCTACCAGGCCGAGCCCGCTCCTCTGAAATGCGACGCCCCCGATGAGCAGAGTGCCCGTGAGATGGTACTGGAAGCGCACCGGGTGCTAATGAGCATGAACAAGGAAAACGCCGATACGTTCCGCGATCTGGTGCATGCACTGGAAAGTGAGCAGGGTGGTGGCAAGGCGGAAACCTCCAATCGCGTGTCGGAGAGTGAACCGGAGGACCGTGAGACCGGGCGCAATGCCCACGCCGGTAATCACCATTCACATGGCCGTGCCTCCCACAACCACGCGTCAGGCGGTCACTCCCGTCACAGTCACAAGTCGCTGGTCAATCACTGA
- a CDS encoding peptide MFS transporter, giving the protein MQDLKPRPPASAGEMMGHPKGLFLLFGTEMWERLSYYGMRGIFVFYLTSAAAAAAFGWEALSDTELQSKALSYLGTYAMLVYLTPILGGWMADNIWGQRRCIMFGGVLMMLGQFALGFPHKWMPEGTQIYGLWIGLALMIIGNGFFKPNISTMVGDLYDEGDKRRDTAFTIFYMGINLGSILGYLVIGWIGEKVDYQLAFVVAGLGMLLGLILQATQSDKLLGEIGNRPSAKLGLKPNLSGEEKKRPLTVEERDRIKVILILGLFTVIFWAGFEQAAGSMNLFAKYNTDLHIFGFEIPASWLQMVNPLFIIILAPIVASIWVGLGDREPTSPGKFSLGLIFLGLGFLSMVGAAMQIGDSETAKASPWWLVVAYIFHTIGELCLSPIGLSMVTKLAPLRYLSVMMGLWFAFIGIANKGAAEIGKLVGESGPLATFGGVAAAAIIAGLILFFIREKLVDWMHGAEEEHTVVKDTTREEIGITADHDVAPQKKFGE; this is encoded by the coding sequence ATGCAAGACCTTAAACCAAGACCCCCCGCCTCTGCCGGGGAGATGATGGGACACCCCAAGGGGCTGTTTCTGCTGTTCGGCACCGAGATGTGGGAGCGCCTCAGCTACTACGGCATGCGCGGCATCTTCGTGTTCTATCTCACCTCCGCCGCGGCCGCGGCGGCCTTTGGCTGGGAGGCGCTGTCGGACACCGAGCTGCAGTCCAAGGCGCTGAGCTATCTGGGCACCTACGCCATGCTGGTGTACCTGACGCCGATCCTCGGCGGCTGGATGGCGGACAACATCTGGGGGCAGCGGCGTTGCATCATGTTTGGCGGTGTGCTGATGATGCTGGGGCAGTTTGCCCTGGGCTTCCCGCACAAGTGGATGCCCGAAGGTACGCAGATCTACGGCCTGTGGATTGGTCTCGCGCTGATGATTATCGGCAACGGCTTCTTCAAACCGAATATTTCCACCATGGTGGGGGATCTCTACGACGAGGGTGACAAGCGCCGGGATACGGCTTTCACCATTTTCTATATGGGGATCAACCTGGGCTCGATTCTCGGCTATCTGGTGATCGGCTGGATCGGTGAGAAGGTGGATTACCAGCTGGCATTTGTGGTGGCGGGCCTGGGGATGCTGTTGGGTCTGATTCTGCAGGCCACCCAGTCAGACAAGCTGCTGGGGGAAATCGGGAACCGGCCGTCGGCAAAGCTGGGACTGAAACCCAACCTGAGCGGTGAGGAGAAAAAGCGTCCACTGACCGTGGAAGAGCGGGACCGCATCAAGGTGATTCTGATTCTCGGCCTGTTCACGGTGATTTTCTGGGCCGGTTTTGAGCAGGCGGCGGGTTCTATGAACCTGTTTGCCAAGTACAACACGGATCTGCACATTTTCGGCTTCGAGATTCCGGCCAGCTGGCTGCAGATGGTGAACCCGCTGTTTATCATCATTCTTGCGCCCATTGTGGCGAGTATCTGGGTCGGGCTGGGTGACCGGGAGCCGACGTCGCCGGGGAAGTTCAGTCTGGGTCTGATTTTCCTGGGCCTGGGTTTCCTGTCCATGGTGGGTGCGGCGATGCAGATTGGCGACTCAGAGACGGCCAAGGCGAGCCCCTGGTGGTTGGTGGTGGCGTATATTTTCCACACCATTGGTGAGTTGTGCCTGTCGCCCATTGGTCTGTCGATGGTGACCAAACTTGCGCCCTTGCGGTATTTAAGCGTGATGATGGGTTTGTGGTTTGCGTTTATTGGTATTGCGAACAAGGGCGCGGCGGAGATTGGCAAGCTGGTGGGTGAATCGGGCCCACTGGCGACCTTTGGTGGTGTGGCGGCAGCGGCGATTATTGCCGGGCTGATATTGTTCTTTATCCGCGAGAAGCTGGTGGACTGGATGCACGGCGCGGAGGAAGAGCACACGGTGGTCAAAGACACTACCCGGGAAGAGATTGGCATCACCGCCGATCACGATGTGGCGCCTCAGAAGAAGTTTGGGGAGTAG
- a CDS encoding HvfA family oxazolone/thioamide-modified RiPP metallophore yields the protein MNKKNLPIAAAVGAAFIASATLSTSTAANPFTATELSAGYNLKMAQDKPQEGKCGEGKCGEGKKKEGKCGEGKCGEGKKKEGKCGEGKCGEGKKKEGKCGEGKCGG from the coding sequence ATGAACAAGAAGAACCTGCCGATTGCAGCCGCCGTTGGTGCTGCCTTTATCGCTTCCGCCACCCTCAGTACTTCCACTGCGGCCAATCCGTTCACCGCCACCGAGCTGTCTGCCGGCTACAACCTCAAAATGGCCCAGGACAAACCACAGGAAGGTAAATGCGGCGAGGGTAAATGCGGTGAAGGTAAAAAGAAAGAAGGTAAATGCGGCGAAGGCAAGTGCGGCGAGGGCAAAAAGAAAGAGGGTAAATGCGGCGAAGGCAAATGTGGTGAAGGTAAAAAGAAAGAGGGTAAATGTGGCGAAGGTAAGTGCGGCGGCTGA
- a CDS encoding HvfB family MNIO-type RiPP peptide maturase → MSNRQRQYPVQGAGLGLRRSMMGETLDPAVVDFLEVAPENWIGVGGRYGRWFREITERFPFVTHGLSLSIGAPAPLDEALVRSIKAFIHTHNIRCYSEHLSYCSDHGHLYDLLPIPFTEEAVHYVANRIRRVQDILEQRIAMENVSYYAAPGQEMSELAFINAVLQEADCDLLLDVNNIYVNAINHRYDAETFLRGLPAERIRYVHVAGHYDEADDLKVDTHGAPVIDPVWDLLQKAYAVFGPMPTLLERDFNIPPLPELCLEVERVRQYQCAASSGVGPVENAGNSGELLNAR, encoded by the coding sequence ATGAGTAATCGACAACGGCAATATCCGGTCCAGGGCGCAGGCCTTGGGCTGCGACGCTCGATGATGGGCGAAACCCTGGACCCGGCTGTGGTGGACTTTCTCGAAGTCGCACCGGAAAACTGGATCGGCGTCGGCGGCCGCTACGGCCGCTGGTTTCGCGAAATCACCGAGCGTTTCCCGTTCGTCACTCATGGTCTTTCCCTTTCTATCGGTGCGCCAGCGCCGTTGGACGAGGCCCTGGTACGATCCATCAAAGCATTTATCCACACCCACAATATTCGCTGTTACAGCGAACACCTGAGTTACTGCTCCGATCACGGACATCTGTACGATTTATTGCCAATCCCGTTCACCGAAGAAGCCGTGCACTATGTCGCGAACAGGATACGCCGTGTGCAGGATATTCTCGAGCAGCGCATCGCCATGGAAAATGTTTCCTACTACGCGGCGCCGGGCCAGGAAATGAGCGAACTGGCTTTTATTAACGCCGTACTGCAGGAGGCGGACTGCGATCTGTTGCTGGACGTCAATAATATTTACGTTAACGCCATCAACCACCGCTACGACGCGGAAACATTTTTGCGCGGCCTGCCGGCGGAGCGTATCCGCTACGTGCATGTCGCGGGCCATTATGACGAGGCCGACGATCTCAAAGTGGATACCCACGGCGCGCCGGTAATCGATCCGGTCTGGGATCTGCTGCAGAAAGCCTACGCCGTATTCGGCCCAATGCCCACGTTGCTGGAGCGGGATTTCAATATTCCCCCGTTACCGGAGCTCTGCCTGGAAGTGGAGCGGGTGCGTCAGTACCAGTGCGCCGCCAGCTCTGGTGTGGGTCCTGTGGAAAACGCGGGAAATTCCGGGGAGCTGCTCAATGCGCGATGA
- the hrpA gene encoding ATP-dependent RNA helicase HrpA: MRPESPSSPVPLDPQATLKQCEQLLPQCMGRDRYRLKRSLSNTRRRLKEGKPADRMLGQVQRQIAESVALAEARRQKLPRVEWPEGLPVVARREEIAELIAANQVVVVAGETGSGKTTQLPKICLELGRGIFGQIGHTQPRRIAARTVANRIAEELGQPLGDSVGYQVRFTDQSTEHTHIKLMTDGILLAEIQRDPLLNSYDTLIIDEAHERSLNIDFLLGYLKTVLPKRPDLKLIITSATIDLEKFSKHFDNAPIIEVSGRTYPVDIHYRPPADSDADLNEQIIGAVEELLHEEKSSPRRGGDILVFMSGEREIRECAKALRDAQLPHIDVLPLYARLSLAEQSKVFAPHKGRRIVLATNVAETSITVPGIRYVIDPGTARISRYSYRSKIQRLPVEAISQASANQRAGRCGRVSAGVCIRLYEESDFIQRPEFTDAEILRTNLAAVILQMLQLRIGDIRDFPFVDPPDQRLINDGYNLLQELKAVDGKGSVTKMGRALSRLPLDPRLGRMLLESGPTKALRELLIIVSALAVQDPRERPAEKRQAADEKHKQWQHEQSDFLTLVNLWDGFEAQRQELSQNQLRKWCQKNYLSWVRLREWRDIHHQLRIAIRDLDLKMNPEPADYASVHKAILPGLLGNIGVRDENKEFLGCRNRRFHVFPGSGQFKKPPRWLVAAQLLETSRLFAHTVGKIEPDWVLGCSEHLVKRNYFEPHYNPRSGAVMAFEKVTLYGLVLVDKQRIHFGKLDPVTAREVFIREALVEQRYRGKGKFFQHYKNLLEELEDLEAKSRRRDIVVDDEVVFRFFDERVPEDIVNLAGFEKWRKQAEQKDPRLLFIPREWMMQQDAGHVGEAQFPDSLTSGGIEYPLSYHFEPGSVEDGVSIQVPVGALHQVPAARLQWVVPGILRDKCIALVKNLPKQYRKYFVPVPAAVDKALPRMQPDNTPLWQVLAHELKRQTAQDLPEAAWISAEQGVEDFYRFNIQVLDENGRLLDQGRDLAALQARYRDRVQQELASAGDDFERECITQWDFGELPHTHQLDQGGLKVRAYPALIANKDSVDLKLLDNPDEATSYTRAGICRLALLHLPEPVKYLRKELLKGKELGLSAVDLGRREEVADDILMAAVRECFWQEENWPRSEQDFLAALENREQLIAVAQEMGDLLVKALAQLVPLRKKIKQQKNLAVAMAVGDINQQISGLFYRGFLFHTPLEWLRQYGRYLKGIELRLEKAALDPNRDRKLSAQFEEAREPFADYASKRDPLLLSGNAALLQYRWLLEEFRVSLFAQTLKTLMPVSIKRLRKIWSEIQK; the protein is encoded by the coding sequence ATGCGTCCCGAATCTCCCAGCAGCCCCGTTCCTCTCGACCCGCAGGCCACGCTCAAGCAGTGTGAGCAGTTGCTCCCCCAGTGTATGGGGCGGGACCGCTATCGCCTGAAGCGCAGCCTGAGCAATACGCGCCGGCGGCTGAAAGAGGGCAAGCCGGCGGATCGGATGCTGGGGCAGGTGCAGCGCCAGATCGCAGAGTCCGTGGCTCTGGCGGAGGCACGCAGGCAGAAACTGCCCAGGGTGGAGTGGCCGGAAGGCCTGCCGGTGGTGGCGCGACGGGAAGAGATTGCCGAACTGATTGCGGCCAACCAGGTGGTGGTGGTGGCCGGTGAGACCGGCTCCGGTAAAACCACCCAGTTGCCGAAAATCTGCCTGGAACTGGGCCGCGGTATCTTCGGCCAGATCGGCCACACCCAGCCGCGCCGGATCGCCGCGCGCACCGTGGCCAACCGCATTGCCGAGGAACTCGGCCAGCCCCTGGGTGACTCGGTAGGCTACCAGGTGCGTTTTACCGACCAGAGCACCGAGCACACCCATATCAAGCTGATGACCGACGGTATCCTGCTGGCGGAGATCCAGCGCGACCCGCTGCTCAACAGCTACGACACCCTGATTATCGACGAGGCCCACGAACGCAGCCTCAACATCGACTTTCTGCTGGGCTACCTGAAAACCGTCCTGCCCAAACGCCCGGACCTGAAACTCATCATTACCTCCGCCACCATCGACCTGGAGAAGTTTTCCAAGCATTTCGACAATGCCCCGATCATCGAAGTCTCCGGCCGTACCTATCCGGTGGATATTCATTACCGGCCACCGGCAGACAGCGATGCCGATCTCAATGAACAGATTATCGGCGCCGTAGAAGAGCTGTTACACGAGGAAAAATCCTCCCCCCGGCGCGGCGGCGATATTCTGGTGTTTATGAGCGGCGAGCGGGAAATCCGCGAGTGCGCCAAGGCCCTGCGGGACGCCCAGTTGCCCCATATCGATGTGCTGCCGCTCTATGCGCGCCTTAGCCTGGCCGAACAGAGCAAGGTGTTCGCCCCGCACAAGGGCCGCCGGATTGTACTGGCCACCAACGTGGCGGAAACCTCCATTACCGTGCCGGGGATCCGCTATGTGATCGACCCCGGCACCGCGCGTATCAGCCGCTACAGCTATCGCAGCAAAATCCAGCGGTTGCCGGTAGAGGCCATTTCCCAGGCCAGTGCCAACCAGCGCGCCGGCCGCTGTGGCCGGGTCAGTGCCGGTGTGTGTATCCGGCTTTACGAAGAATCGGACTTTATCCAGCGCCCGGAATTTACCGACGCGGAAATCCTGCGCACCAACCTGGCCGCCGTGATTCTGCAGATGCTGCAGTTGCGTATTGGCGATATCCGCGATTTCCCGTTTGTGGATCCGCCGGACCAGCGCCTGATCAATGACGGTTACAACCTGCTGCAGGAACTGAAAGCGGTCGACGGCAAAGGTAGTGTCACGAAAATGGGGCGCGCCCTGTCGCGCCTGCCTCTGGACCCGCGCCTCGGGCGTATGCTGCTGGAGTCCGGCCCCACCAAAGCGCTGCGTGAACTATTGATTATCGTCAGTGCACTGGCGGTACAGGATCCGCGCGAGCGCCCGGCAGAAAAACGTCAGGCGGCGGACGAGAAGCACAAGCAGTGGCAGCACGAGCAGTCGGATTTCCTGACCCTGGTGAATCTGTGGGACGGCTTTGAAGCCCAGCGCCAGGAACTGAGCCAGAACCAGCTGCGCAAGTGGTGCCAAAAGAACTATCTGTCTTGGGTGCGCCTGCGAGAGTGGCGAGACATCCACCACCAGCTGCGCATCGCCATTCGCGATCTGGATCTGAAAATGAACCCGGAACCGGCGGATTACGCCAGTGTGCACAAGGCGATTCTGCCCGGCCTGCTGGGTAATATCGGCGTGCGCGATGAGAACAAGGAGTTCCTCGGCTGTCGCAACCGCCGTTTCCATGTGTTTCCCGGTTCCGGACAATTCAAAAAGCCTCCGCGCTGGCTGGTGGCGGCGCAACTGCTGGAAACCAGCCGCCTGTTTGCCCACACCGTGGGCAAGATCGAACCGGACTGGGTACTGGGCTGCTCCGAGCACCTGGTCAAACGCAATTATTTCGAGCCCCACTACAACCCGCGCTCCGGCGCGGTGATGGCGTTTGAAAAGGTCACTCTGTACGGCCTGGTATTGGTGGACAAGCAGCGTATCCACTTCGGCAAACTGGACCCGGTCACCGCGCGGGAAGTCTTTATCCGCGAGGCGCTGGTGGAACAGCGCTACCGTGGCAAGGGCAAGTTTTTCCAGCACTACAAGAACCTGCTGGAAGAGCTGGAAGATCTGGAAGCCAAGTCCCGCCGCCGGGATATCGTGGTGGACGACGAGGTGGTGTTCCGTTTCTTCGACGAGCGTGTCCCCGAAGATATTGTGAACCTGGCGGGCTTTGAAAAGTGGCGCAAGCAGGCCGAACAGAAAGACCCGAGGCTGTTGTTTATCCCCCGCGAGTGGATGATGCAGCAGGACGCCGGCCACGTGGGCGAGGCCCAGTTTCCGGATTCCCTCACCAGTGGCGGCATCGAGTATCCGCTGAGTTATCACTTTGAGCCGGGCAGTGTAGAAGACGGCGTGAGCATTCAGGTGCCGGTTGGCGCTCTGCATCAGGTGCCCGCCGCGCGCCTGCAGTGGGTGGTGCCGGGCATTTTGCGGGACAAGTGCATCGCGCTGGTGAAAAACCTGCCCAAGCAGTACCGCAAGTATTTCGTGCCGGTGCCCGCGGCTGTGGATAAGGCGCTGCCGCGCATGCAGCCGGACAATACGCCTTTATGGCAGGTGCTGGCCCACGAGCTGAAACGCCAGACTGCCCAGGATCTGCCGGAGGCCGCCTGGATTTCCGCCGAACAGGGCGTGGAGGACTTTTACCGTTTCAATATCCAGGTGCTGGATGAAAACGGCCGCCTGCTGGATCAGGGGCGGGACCTTGCAGCGCTGCAGGCCCGTTACCGGGATCGCGTGCAGCAGGAGCTGGCCAGTGCCGGTGACGACTTCGAGCGCGAGTGCATCACCCAGTGGGACTTTGGCGAGCTGCCCCACACCCACCAGCTCGATCAGGGCGGGCTCAAGGTGCGCGCCTATCCGGCACTGATTGCCAACAAAGATAGCGTCGATCTGAAGTTGCTGGACAACCCGGATGAAGCCACCAGCTATACCCGCGCCGGTATCTGCCGCCTGGCGCTGCTGCATTTACCGGAGCCGGTGAAATATCTGCGCAAGGAACTCCTCAAAGGCAAAGAGCTAGGGCTGAGCGCCGTGGATCTCGGCCGCCGGGAGGAGGTGGCAGACGATATTCTGATGGCAGCGGTGCGCGAGTGTTTCTGGCAAGAGGAGAACTGGCCACGCAGCGAGCAGGACTTTCTCGCGGCCCTGGAAAACCGCGAGCAACTGATCGCCGTAGCCCAGGAAATGGGCGATCTGCTGGTCAAGGCATTGGCCCAGCTGGTGCCGCTGCGCAAGAAAATCAAGCAGCAGAAGAATCTCGCCGTGGCCATGGCGGTGGGAGATATCAATCAACAGATTAGCGGTCTGTTCTATCGCGGCTTCCTGTTTCACACACCGCTGGAGTGGCTGCGTCAGTACGGGCGTTACCTGAAAGGTATCGAACTGCGACTGGAGAAGGCCGCGCTGGATCCCAACCGGGACCGCAAACTCAGCGCGCAATTTGAGGAGGCCCGGGAGCCGTTCGCGGATTACGCCAGTAAGCGGGATCCTCTTCTCCTGTCCGGAAATGCGGCCCTGCTGCAATATCGCTGGCTACTGGAAGAATTTCGCGTCTCTCTGTTTGCGCAGACGCTCAAGACACTGATGCCGGTATCCATCAAGCGCCTGCGTAAAATCTGGTCCGAGATCCAGAAATAG
- a CDS encoding PP2C family protein-serine/threonine phosphatase: MNTISDTAKAPSSDDTAGASKSAGGRHSLLLIESDQPCREQVQKALTKLGYTVTLVDNGVEAIGCFDPAGHDLVVTDLHLPDMGGLEVLRKVKAMCEETPVVVLASNSEVSDVVQALRLGASDYLLKPVADEDVITHAITRVTEAQDLARENRAYREQLEARNQELHEHIELLQRDHEAGRQLQQHLLPRSPYHYPAGIEAAYRLQPSLYLSGDFIDYGLFGERFVGFYLVDVSGHGVSSALVTALIKHSIMHLLRERPLFSQLNTIDKDLTDILEMINAELIGTSLDKHASMFVGVVDSRARQLHYAVAGQVPMPALVTSEGAHWLAGKGRPLGLFHRGGWEVRHCTLPSSWRLVTCSDGVLELLDGDLLQKEAQLLQMIDRSRGDLDSLCAALKVDTAESFPDDITILTLRQDLAAD; this comes from the coding sequence ATGAATACGATTTCTGACACGGCCAAAGCCCCCTCCTCCGATGACACTGCCGGTGCCAGCAAGAGCGCCGGTGGGCGTCACAGCCTGCTCCTGATCGAGTCCGATCAACCTTGCCGGGAGCAGGTCCAAAAAGCGCTGACCAAGCTCGGATACACTGTTACCCTGGTGGATAACGGGGTAGAGGCCATCGGCTGCTTTGATCCTGCCGGTCACGATCTGGTGGTAACGGATCTGCACCTTCCCGACATGGGCGGGCTGGAAGTACTGCGCAAGGTAAAGGCCATGTGCGAGGAAACCCCGGTGGTGGTGCTTGCCTCCAACAGCGAGGTCAGCGACGTGGTGCAGGCCCTGCGTCTGGGAGCGAGTGATTACCTGCTCAAGCCCGTTGCCGATGAAGACGTCATTACCCACGCCATTACCCGGGTGACCGAAGCTCAGGATCTGGCGCGGGAAAACCGCGCCTATCGGGAGCAACTGGAAGCGCGCAACCAGGAGCTGCACGAACATATCGAGTTACTGCAGCGGGATCACGAAGCGGGCCGCCAGTTGCAGCAACACTTGCTGCCACGCAGCCCCTACCATTACCCGGCGGGAATCGAAGCCGCCTACCGCCTGCAACCGTCCCTATACCTCAGTGGGGACTTCATCGACTACGGTCTGTTTGGCGAGCGCTTTGTGGGCTTCTACCTGGTGGATGTCTCCGGTCATGGTGTTTCCTCGGCACTGGTCACCGCGCTGATCAAGCACAGCATCATGCATCTGCTGCGCGAGCGCCCACTGTTCAGCCAGCTCAACACCATCGACAAGGATCTCACCGATATTCTGGAGATGATCAATGCGGAGTTGATTGGCACCAGTCTCGACAAGCATGCCAGTATGTTTGTGGGGGTGGTGGACAGCCGCGCACGGCAGCTGCATTACGCGGTCGCCGGCCAGGTGCCAATGCCCGCCCTGGTCACCAGCGAGGGCGCCCACTGGCTCGCCGGTAAAGGACGGCCCCTGGGGCTGTTCCATCGCGGAGGCTGGGAGGTGCGCCACTGCACGCTTCCCTCCAGCTGGCGGCTGGTCACCTGCTCCGATGGCGTGCTCGAATTACTGGACGGCGATCTGCTGCAGAAAGAAGCGCAGCTACTGCAGATGATTGATCGCAGCCGCGGTGATCTCGACAGCCTGTGTGCCGCACTCAAGGTGGATACCGCCGAGTCCTTCCCCGACGACATTACTATTCTCACACTGCGGCAAGATCTGGCGGCAGACTGA
- a CDS encoding MlaA family lipoprotein: MLERTTLNTLVLATFLSAPLALAQDASDPFAEIPNDTPAATSAPQSPTPADGSSDADPFAESGADTASGGEDTDDDGFGSALEDEYGFDPADEFASAEEPEQRDPWEGFNRAMFRLNDTADRWFLKPAATSYRQITPIFMQTGISNFFSNVHELNNVLNDVLQWKWKQAGNDTGRFLINTTVGIGGLFDVAQHMGLERSDGEDFGQTLAVWGVPSGPYVVVPFLGPFTVRDVPGDIVMWYTNPLTYYVDPNSLEYTIKMVDVIQSRASLLQAESLLQGDRDRYVLMRDAYLQRREFLINDGEQEDDFGGDLDEYDF; the protein is encoded by the coding sequence TTGCTTGAGCGCACCACACTCAATACCTTGGTATTGGCCACTTTTCTTTCGGCTCCACTGGCTCTGGCGCAGGATGCATCGGACCCATTTGCCGAAATCCCCAATGACACCCCGGCGGCCACCTCTGCTCCCCAGTCTCCGACACCAGCAGACGGTAGCTCGGATGCGGATCCTTTTGCAGAATCCGGCGCGGATACCGCCAGCGGTGGCGAGGATACCGACGACGATGGTTTTGGTTCGGCGCTGGAAGATGAATACGGTTTTGATCCGGCGGATGAATTCGCCAGTGCCGAAGAGCCGGAACAGCGCGATCCCTGGGAAGGGTTCAACCGCGCCATGTTCCGCCTCAATGACACTGCAGATCGCTGGTTTCTGAAGCCTGCCGCCACCAGTTACCGTCAGATTACGCCGATCTTCATGCAGACCGGCATCTCCAACTTTTTTTCCAACGTGCACGAGCTCAACAATGTGTTGAACGACGTGCTGCAATGGAAGTGGAAGCAGGCCGGCAACGACACCGGCCGTTTCCTGATCAATACCACCGTGGGTATTGGCGGCTTGTTTGATGTGGCCCAGCATATGGGGCTGGAACGCAGTGACGGTGAAGACTTCGGACAGACGCTCGCCGTCTGGGGCGTGCCCTCTGGCCCTTATGTGGTAGTGCCGTTTTTGGGGCCGTTTACCGTGCGCGATGTCCCCGGTGACATCGTAATGTGGTATACCAACCCGCTAACCTACTACGTGGACCCCAATTCGTTGGAATACACCATTAAAATGGTGGATGTCATTCAGTCCCGCGCGAGCCTGCTGCAGGCGGAGTCGCTGCTACAGGGGGATCGCGACCGCTATGTGCTCATGCGCGACGCTTACCTGCAGCGCCGGGAGTTCCTGATCAACGATGGCGAGCAGGAAGACGATTTCGGCGGCGATCTGGATGAATACGATTTCTGA
- a CDS encoding HvfC family RiPP maturation protein yields MRDDPMDDKAEPVPKAGFQLMQQYFAAHLRAPDQVAAPAEIEDRRMGIYRDLIYNNIESFIASGFPVLRSIIADDHWHAMVRDFVQHHCSHSPYFLQISEEFLNYLQNERGQNPHSTQDPPFTLELAHYEWVELALDVSPEAFPQGLCGFDSAESALDMAPLVSPLAWGLSYQFPVHELGPAFQPTEPGAEITCLVVYRNRSDDVRFMATNPATLHLLQLMEQAQEEKLASARDLILQLATDMQHPEPRQLLGFGTELLQKMHQLDIVAGFQPLDPH; encoded by the coding sequence ATGCGCGATGATCCCATGGACGACAAGGCGGAGCCGGTGCCAAAAGCCGGCTTCCAGTTAATGCAGCAGTATTTCGCCGCGCATCTGCGTGCGCCGGATCAGGTGGCGGCGCCGGCGGAGATCGAAGATCGCCGTATGGGGATATACCGCGACCTGATTTACAACAACATCGAATCGTTTATAGCCAGTGGCTTTCCGGTATTGCGCAGCATCATCGCCGATGATCACTGGCACGCCATGGTTCGGGATTTTGTACAGCATCATTGCTCCCACAGCCCCTACTTTCTGCAGATCAGCGAAGAGTTCCTGAATTACTTGCAGAACGAGCGGGGGCAGAACCCGCACAGTACACAGGATCCGCCTTTCACCCTGGAGCTGGCGCATTACGAATGGGTGGAGCTGGCACTGGACGTGAGCCCGGAGGCGTTCCCGCAGGGGTTATGTGGTTTCGACTCGGCGGAATCGGCACTGGATATGGCCCCGCTGGTATCCCCCCTGGCGTGGGGGCTCAGCTATCAATTTCCGGTGCACGAACTTGGTCCGGCCTTTCAGCCCACTGAACCCGGGGCGGAAATAACCTGCCTGGTGGTGTACCGCAACCGCAGCGACGATGTGCGGTTTATGGCGACCAACCCGGCAACCCTGCACCTGTTGCAGTTGATGGAGCAGGCGCAGGAGGAAAAACTGGCCAGCGCGCGGGATTTGATTCTCCAGCTGGCGACCGATATGCAACATCCGGAGCCCCGGCAATTATTGGGGTTTGGTACAGAGCTGCTGCAGAAAATGCATCAACTGGATATTGTTGCCGGATTCCAGCCCCTCGATCCCCATTGA